The proteins below are encoded in one region of Sideroxydans lithotrophicus ES-1:
- the fliM gene encoding flagellar motor switch protein FliM → MSKEFLSQDEVDSLLRGVTGEAEESKSDAPEGGVRAYNMATQERIVRGRMPTMEIINERFARLFRISLYNFIHRSSEISVGPVRVMKFSEFIRNLPVPANLNLVQVKPLRGSALFIFDPNLVFMVVDSLFGGDGRFHTRVEGREFTQTEHRIIQKLLDVVFQTYGKSWETVQKLDFEFIRSEVNPQFANIATPNEVVVVTTFEVEFTGVGGSIHICMPYAMIEPIREMLYSTMQGDHVIADKRWLHMLSRQIQLAEVELTAVLGHATTNVEHVLKMRAGDIIPLEVEDTIQVLVDTVPVMECKYGSSNGQYALKVEKMLATEHAESLNGGKNG, encoded by the coding sequence ATGAGCAAGGAATTCCTCTCCCAGGACGAAGTCGACTCGCTGCTGCGAGGCGTGACGGGCGAAGCCGAAGAGTCCAAATCGGACGCTCCGGAGGGAGGGGTACGCGCTTACAACATGGCGACGCAGGAACGCATCGTGCGTGGGCGCATGCCCACCATGGAGATCATCAACGAACGTTTCGCGCGCCTGTTCCGCATTTCACTATATAACTTCATCCACCGCAGCTCCGAGATATCCGTCGGCCCGGTGCGGGTGATGAAGTTCTCCGAGTTCATCCGCAACCTGCCCGTCCCTGCCAACCTGAACCTGGTACAGGTCAAGCCGTTGCGTGGCAGTGCCCTGTTCATCTTCGATCCGAACCTGGTGTTCATGGTCGTGGACAGCCTGTTCGGCGGCGACGGGCGTTTCCATACACGGGTAGAGGGACGCGAATTCACCCAGACCGAACATCGCATCATCCAGAAACTGCTGGATGTGGTGTTCCAGACCTATGGCAAATCCTGGGAGACCGTACAGAAACTGGACTTCGAGTTCATACGCTCGGAAGTGAATCCGCAATTCGCCAACATCGCCACACCGAACGAGGTGGTCGTGGTGACCACGTTCGAGGTCGAGTTCACCGGTGTCGGCGGCTCCATCCACATCTGCATGCCTTATGCGATGATCGAACCGATCCGCGAAATGCTCTACAGCACCATGCAGGGCGATCACGTCATCGCCGACAAACGCTGGCTGCACATGCTTTCCAGGCAGATCCAGCTGGCAGAGGTCGAACTCACCGCCGTACTCGGCCACGCCACGACCAACGTGGAACACGTGTTGAAGATGCGCGCAGGCGACATCATCCCGCTGGAGGTGGAAGACACGATCCAGGTGCTGGTCGACACTGTACCGGTGATGGAATGCAAATATGGCTCTTCCAACGGGCAATATGCGCTGAAAGTTGAAAAGATGCTGGCGACGGAACACGCCGAATCATTGAATGGAGGAAAAAATGGCTGA
- a CDS encoding flagellar hook-length control protein FliK, with protein sequence MTNLPITASTPQAAASSKQTTNAADTGDAQNSQPFGDVLARQISNPNVKDAKADDKAIVDALAQTGTSPVDGKKTAADSKKDVAAIRKADIVPPDSSTALPTDMLAALLPQAMNTAATGTTTPKDAGSKPDNAAITASATPDKRGLAASKSDVVASVKADVTQPAATGINPNAQAKGQSFASTLADSSNRTNAGIESSAAARESSIAQTAPQPNAAALASLQNAAANMAAAVVQPVQVAINTPVAQDRWSDEFSQKITWLASSNKDQTAELHLNPPQLGPLDVVIKVSGDQATALFTSPHAAVRDAIEQAMPKLRDMLADNGIMLGNATVSDQAPRDQGQSSNAPYVPAVTNNDVRDTSVARNSAPRVSQISRHNGIVDTFA encoded by the coding sequence ATGACCAACCTGCCTATCACTGCCAGCACGCCGCAAGCTGCCGCATCTTCCAAACAGACGACAAACGCTGCCGATACTGGCGATGCCCAGAACAGCCAGCCGTTCGGAGATGTCTTGGCGAGACAGATCAGCAACCCGAACGTGAAAGACGCAAAGGCCGATGACAAGGCCATCGTCGACGCGCTCGCGCAAACGGGCACCAGCCCTGTCGATGGCAAAAAAACGGCTGCCGACAGCAAAAAGGATGTGGCCGCAATCAGGAAAGCCGACATCGTTCCACCGGACAGCTCGACTGCACTGCCAACCGACATGCTGGCCGCGCTATTGCCTCAGGCCATGAATACTGCCGCTACTGGCACCACAACGCCAAAGGATGCAGGCAGCAAGCCAGACAACGCCGCCATCACGGCAAGTGCGACACCGGACAAGCGCGGACTTGCCGCATCGAAATCGGATGTCGTAGCCAGTGTCAAAGCCGACGTCACACAACCGGCGGCAACAGGCATCAATCCCAACGCTCAGGCCAAGGGACAATCTTTTGCTTCGACACTCGCGGACTCTTCCAACCGCACTAATGCCGGAATCGAGTCGAGCGCTGCCGCGCGCGAGTCGTCGATCGCGCAAACTGCACCGCAGCCCAATGCGGCCGCACTTGCTTCGCTGCAGAACGCCGCCGCGAATATGGCCGCAGCTGTCGTCCAGCCGGTCCAGGTCGCGATCAATACGCCGGTCGCCCAGGACAGATGGAGCGACGAATTCAGCCAGAAGATCACCTGGCTGGCCTCCTCCAACAAGGACCAGACTGCCGAGCTGCACCTCAATCCGCCGCAACTGGGGCCGCTCGATGTGGTCATCAAGGTCAGCGGCGACCAGGCTACGGCGCTGTTCACATCGCCCCACGCAGCCGTGCGCGACGCGATCGAACAGGCGATGCCCAAGTTGCGCGACATGCTGGCCGACAACGGCATCATGCTGGGCAATGCCACGGTCAGCGACCAGGCGCCGCGCGATCAGGGTCAGTCATCCAATGCACCATACGTGCCTGCCGTGACCAACAACGACGTCCGCGACACGTCTGTCGCGCGCAATAGCGCCCCCCGGGTATCCCAAATCTCGCGTCATAACGGTATAGTGGACACCTTCGCCTGA
- the fliG gene encoding flagellar motor switch protein FliG: MSDEGINKSAILLMTLGASEAADVMKYLEPKEVQKISGAMVALKNLSRDEIANVFDEFHVIAAGKTTIGMDSSEYIRDMLTKALGDDKAAGLLDRILHNSDTSGIESLKWMEPASVADLIANEHPQIIATIMVHLEPDQAASVMALMTERTRNDVMLRIATLDSVQPAALHELNDVLTKLLAGNAVGKKSIKGGIKTAAEILNFMGNQEAVLESVRSHDAELAQKVMDEMFVFEDLMEVDDRGIQLVLREVQSESLIVALKGANEELREKIFKNMSQRAAEMLREDLEAKGPVKLSEVESEQKEILKVVRRLADEGQVVIGGKGEEAYV; the protein is encoded by the coding sequence ATGAGTGACGAAGGAATCAACAAGAGCGCGATCCTGCTCATGACGCTGGGCGCCAGCGAGGCTGCCGACGTGATGAAATACCTCGAGCCGAAAGAGGTGCAGAAGATCAGCGGCGCGATGGTTGCATTGAAGAACCTGTCGCGCGACGAGATCGCCAACGTGTTCGACGAATTCCACGTGATCGCTGCCGGAAAGACCACCATCGGCATGGATTCGAGCGAGTACATCCGCGACATGCTGACCAAGGCATTGGGCGACGACAAGGCTGCCGGCCTGCTCGACCGCATCCTGCACAACAGCGATACCAGCGGCATCGAAAGCCTGAAGTGGATGGAACCTGCCTCCGTCGCCGACCTGATCGCCAACGAGCATCCGCAGATCATCGCCACCATCATGGTCCACCTGGAGCCGGATCAGGCAGCCAGCGTGATGGCGCTGATGACCGAACGCACCCGCAACGACGTGATGCTGCGCATTGCCACGCTGGACAGCGTGCAACCCGCCGCACTGCACGAGCTGAACGACGTACTCACCAAGCTGCTTGCCGGCAACGCCGTCGGCAAAAAGAGCATCAAGGGCGGCATCAAGACCGCCGCCGAGATACTCAACTTCATGGGCAACCAGGAAGCTGTGCTGGAATCGGTGCGAAGCCACGACGCGGAACTGGCGCAAAAGGTGATGGACGAGATGTTCGTATTCGAAGATCTGATGGAAGTGGACGACCGCGGCATCCAGCTGGTGCTGCGCGAAGTGCAGTCCGAATCGCTCATCGTCGCACTCAAGGGCGCCAACGAAGAATTACGCGAGAAGATATTCAAGAACATGTCGCAACGCGCTGCCGAGATGCTGCGCGAGGATCTCGAAGCCAAGGGTCCGGTCAAACTCAGCGAAGTGGAATCCGAGCAGAAAGAGATTCTCAAGGTCGTGCGTCGCCTGGCCGACGAAGGCCAGGTCGTGATCGGCGGCAAGGGAGAGGAAGCTTATGTCTGA
- the fliN gene encoding flagellar motor switch protein FliN, whose protein sequence is MAEETTEQISADDWGAAMAEQTSADAVAQPAVQPHVFEQFGGAGGATAHNDLDMILDIPVKLTVELGHTKMPIKNLLQLAQGSVVELAGLAGEPLDVLINGFLIAQGEVVVVNDKLGIRLTDIITPSERLQRLNK, encoded by the coding sequence ATGGCTGAAGAGACCACAGAACAAATCAGCGCCGACGACTGGGGCGCTGCCATGGCGGAACAAACCAGCGCAGATGCTGTAGCACAGCCCGCAGTCCAGCCGCATGTGTTCGAACAATTCGGCGGCGCGGGCGGTGCTACCGCACACAACGACCTGGACATGATCCTCGATATCCCGGTCAAGCTCACCGTGGAGCTTGGCCACACCAAGATGCCGATCAAGAACCTGTTGCAGCTGGCGCAAGGCTCGGTGGTCGAACTGGCCGGATTGGCAGGCGAACCGCTGGACGTATTGATCAACGGCTTCCTGATCGCGCAGGGCGAAGTCGTGGTGGTGAACGACAAGCTGGGTATCCGCCTTACCGACATCATCACGCCGTCGGAGCGACTGCAGCGCCTTAACAAGTAA
- a CDS encoding flagellar basal body-associated protein FliL has product MATKPPAKPAAPAAKEETPVAAPPKSKKMLIIGIVLLLAAVGGGAAWYFTRGSSPADGHAEAAKAETPVEAKFIPLGENFTVNLQREEGDQYLQAGITLKVLKPELEEKIKALMPEIRSKLLFLLSSKKPSELQTSEGKKKLVAEIIAETNGVLGIATPTAAAPKPEAGVADAASGAASATVAAAPAEKAAEPDSKGVVDVLFTSFIIQ; this is encoded by the coding sequence ATGGCGACGAAACCTCCTGCCAAACCTGCAGCCCCGGCCGCGAAAGAAGAAACCCCGGTCGCTGCACCACCGAAAAGCAAAAAGATGCTGATCATCGGCATCGTCCTGTTGCTGGCAGCGGTTGGAGGTGGGGCAGCCTGGTACTTCACCAGGGGTTCGAGCCCCGCGGACGGGCACGCCGAAGCAGCAAAAGCCGAGACTCCGGTGGAAGCCAAATTCATCCCGCTGGGCGAGAATTTCACGGTCAACCTGCAACGCGAGGAAGGCGACCAATACCTGCAGGCTGGCATCACGCTGAAAGTATTGAAGCCGGAACTGGAAGAAAAGATCAAAGCCTTGATGCCGGAGATCCGCAGCAAACTGCTGTTCCTGCTCTCCAGCAAGAAACCTTCCGAGCTGCAGACTTCGGAAGGCAAGAAAAAACTGGTCGCCGAGATCATCGCTGAAACCAATGGCGTGCTCGGCATAGCCACACCGACCGCGGCAGCGCCGAAACCCGAGGCCGGCGTTGCGGATGCCGCCTCCGGCGCCGCATCCGCAACGGTTGCCGCGGCACCGGCAGAAAAGGCCGCAGAGCCGGACTCCAAAGGCGTAGTGGACGTGCTGTTCACTTCATTCATCATCCAATGA
- the fliJ gene encoding flagellar export protein FliJ, whose amino-acid sequence MIKPFSLQPLVHLAQQKNDAATKKLGQLNQQQQTAQQKLDALLQYRKDYQLKFQEAAKNGMAPADMKNFQDFIGRLDQAIQQQTAVAERAKAGVQNGRTELMDATRKMKSFDTLAQRHAEAEKKLEAKNEQRTQDEHTGRFAAYRSANKDDKQ is encoded by the coding sequence ATGATCAAACCCTTTTCATTGCAACCCCTGGTTCACCTGGCGCAACAGAAGAATGATGCCGCCACAAAGAAACTCGGCCAGCTCAACCAGCAGCAACAGACTGCGCAGCAGAAGCTGGATGCGTTACTGCAATATCGCAAGGACTATCAGCTGAAATTCCAAGAAGCAGCAAAGAACGGCATGGCACCAGCCGACATGAAGAATTTTCAGGATTTCATCGGCCGCCTGGATCAGGCAATCCAGCAACAGACTGCCGTGGCCGAAAGGGCCAAGGCCGGCGTGCAGAACGGCCGCACCGAACTGATGGATGCCACACGCAAGATGAAATCCTTCGACACCCTGGCGCAGCGCCATGCCGAGGCGGAAAAAAAACTGGAAGCCAAAAACGAGCAACGTACACAAGACGAACACACCGGACGTTTCGCCGCGTACCGCTCGGCAAACAAGGACGACAAGCAATAA
- the fliQ gene encoding flagellar biosynthesis protein FliQ: protein MTPESVMTIGQQALELTIMVSAPPLLTALIIGLLVSIFQAATQINELTLSFIPKLLGAFVVLIISGPWMIGILLDYITRLFSSIPYLVG, encoded by the coding sequence GTGACCCCCGAATCGGTAATGACCATAGGTCAGCAGGCACTTGAGTTGACGATCATGGTGTCTGCGCCCCCGCTGCTCACCGCGCTCATCATCGGCTTGCTCGTCAGCATCTTCCAGGCCGCGACACAGATCAACGAGCTCACGCTGTCGTTCATCCCCAAGCTGCTCGGCGCGTTCGTCGTCCTCATCATCTCCGGCCCGTGGATGATCGGCATACTCCTGGATTACATAACGCGTCTGTTCAGCAGCATCCCCTACCTGGTCGGGTGA
- the fliR gene encoding flagellar biosynthetic protein FliR, which produces MISFTSAQLSAWLAAFIFPLARILALIASSPLYGIKEVPARIKVGFAIAITIIIAPTLDIPANLDPASAQGLFVLVQQIVAGVIIGFSIRLIFVAVEMAGDLTGMQMGLGFASFYDPVNATFTPIVAQFLGILASLAFLAANGHLYLLVALADSFRDFPIGATVPSAHAFRTMAEWGGSLFSHALQFSLPLIGALLITNIALGILARSAPQLNIFAVGFPITIAVGFVTLWLTLPYLAPVMDYFTHEGVNSISRIMLQLGGH; this is translated from the coding sequence GTGATCAGCTTCACCAGCGCACAACTCTCCGCCTGGCTTGCCGCCTTCATCTTCCCGCTGGCCCGCATCCTCGCGCTCATCGCCAGTTCGCCGCTCTATGGCATCAAGGAAGTTCCCGCCCGTATCAAGGTCGGATTCGCGATCGCGATCACCATCATCATTGCCCCGACACTCGACATCCCGGCCAATCTCGATCCGGCATCGGCCCAAGGCCTGTTCGTGTTGGTGCAGCAGATCGTCGCCGGAGTCATCATCGGCTTCTCTATCCGGCTCATCTTTGTCGCAGTGGAAATGGCGGGGGACCTCACGGGAATGCAAATGGGCCTGGGCTTCGCCAGCTTTTACGACCCGGTGAATGCCACTTTCACACCCATCGTCGCCCAATTCCTGGGCATCCTGGCTTCACTGGCTTTCCTTGCTGCCAATGGTCATCTCTACTTGCTTGTCGCTCTGGCAGACAGCTTCCGGGATTTTCCGATAGGGGCGACCGTGCCCTCAGCCCATGCCTTCCGCACCATGGCGGAATGGGGAGGTTCCTTGTTCAGCCACGCGCTGCAATTCTCCCTGCCATTGATCGGCGCCCTGCTCATCACCAATATCGCTCTTGGCATCCTCGCTCGTAGCGCACCGCAACTCAACATCTTCGCTGTCGGCTTCCCCATCACCATCGCCGTCGGCTTCGTGACGCTGTGGCTCACACTGCCTTACCTTGCGCCAGTGATGGATTATTTCACCCATGAAGGAGTGAACAGCATATCGCGCATCATGCTGCAACTGGGTGGGCACTAG
- the fliI gene encoding flagellar protein export ATPase FliI, protein MIDSPDIVAQDAPAQAVPQGAAVADVHTATASRNRHHQRWQELLHLNRDLVAQSNPLLVSGRLTKVTGLVMEAVGLRMAVGSTCWIELPNTRIEAEVVGFAGDRLFLMPENDVQGLVPGARVTPAEPMRAPVAPGQSQLPRRRSSDLARHLPVGEHLLGRVLDGAGRPLDQFGPLLESKSAPLQSRPINPLERAAIKEALDVGVRAINSLLTVGRGQRMGLFAGSGVGKSVLLGMMARYTSADVIVVGLIGERGREVKEFITDILGQEGLRRSVVVAAPADTSPLMRLQGAAYATTIAEYFRDQGKNVLLIMDSLTRYAMAQREIALAIGEPPATKGYPPSVFAKLPQLVERAGNGAEGGGSITAFYTVLTEGDDQQDPIADSARAILDGHIVLSRRLAEQGHYPAIDIEASISRAMNHLVSPQHFLQVQRFKHMYAHYQRNHDLISVGAYVKGSDPLLDQAIQLYPHMEHFLKQGMYESEVYTASMGKFSDLFPNEG, encoded by the coding sequence ATGATCGACAGCCCCGACATCGTTGCGCAAGACGCTCCGGCACAGGCAGTGCCGCAGGGAGCCGCTGTTGCAGATGTCCACACAGCAACGGCCAGCCGCAACCGCCACCATCAGCGCTGGCAGGAACTGCTGCACCTGAACCGCGACCTGGTAGCACAAAGTAATCCCTTGCTGGTAAGCGGCCGCCTGACCAAAGTCACCGGACTGGTGATGGAAGCAGTCGGCTTGCGCATGGCCGTTGGCAGCACCTGCTGGATCGAACTGCCGAATACCCGCATCGAAGCCGAAGTGGTCGGCTTCGCCGGAGACAGATTGTTCCTGATGCCGGAGAACGACGTACAGGGACTGGTTCCCGGCGCGCGCGTGACTCCGGCCGAACCCATGCGCGCGCCGGTGGCGCCAGGCCAATCGCAGTTGCCGCGCCGCCGCAGCTCGGATCTGGCCCGTCATCTGCCGGTCGGTGAACACCTGCTGGGACGCGTGCTCGACGGTGCGGGACGCCCGCTCGATCAATTCGGCCCCTTGCTGGAAAGCAAGAGCGCGCCGCTGCAAAGCCGCCCGATCAACCCGCTGGAAAGGGCCGCGATCAAGGAAGCGCTGGATGTCGGCGTGCGCGCCATCAACAGCCTGCTCACTGTCGGACGCGGCCAGCGCATGGGCCTGTTCGCCGGCTCCGGTGTCGGCAAGAGCGTTTTGCTCGGCATGATGGCACGCTACACCAGCGCCGACGTGATCGTGGTCGGACTGATCGGCGAACGCGGACGCGAAGTCAAGGAATTCATCACCGACATCCTCGGCCAGGAAGGATTGAGACGCTCGGTCGTGGTCGCCGCTCCCGCCGACACCAGCCCGTTGATGAGATTGCAGGGCGCAGCCTACGCCACCACCATCGCCGAATATTTCCGCGACCAGGGCAAGAACGTGCTGCTCATCATGGATTCGCTCACCCGCTACGCCATGGCGCAACGCGAGATCGCACTGGCCATCGGCGAGCCGCCCGCGACCAAGGGCTATCCGCCCTCGGTATTCGCCAAACTGCCGCAGCTGGTAGAGCGTGCCGGCAACGGCGCGGAAGGCGGCGGCTCGATCACCGCGTTCTACACCGTGCTGACCGAAGGCGACGACCAGCAGGACCCCATCGCCGACAGTGCGCGCGCGATCCTCGACGGCCACATCGTGCTGTCCCGCCGACTCGCGGAACAGGGGCACTACCCTGCCATCGACATCGAAGCCTCGATCAGCCGCGCCATGAACCATCTGGTCAGTCCGCAGCATTTCCTGCAGGTGCAGCGCTTCAAGCATATGTACGCACACTACCAGCGCAATCATGACCTGATCAGTGTGGGCGCCTACGTCAAGGGCAGCGACCCGCTGCTGGATCAGGCTATCCAACTCTATCCGCACATGGAACATTTCCTCAAGCAAGGCATGTACGAGTCGGAGGTCTATACTGCCAGCATGGGCAAATTTTCCGATTTGTTCCCGAATGAAGGTTAA
- the fliP gene encoding flagellar type III secretion system pore protein FliP (The bacterial flagellar biogenesis protein FliP forms a type III secretion system (T3SS)-type pore required for flagellar assembly.), protein MSAKKLIAFALLFAMSTSAFAAESGLLALNSTPTPGGGQTYTLSLQTLILISSLTFLPAILLMMTGFTRIIIVLGLLRSAIGTPSSPPNQVLVGLALFLTFFVMAPVFDKIYSDAYLPYSENKISLQQAYEKGSAPLKAFMLRQTRETDLALFVRISNSEPLQSAEDVPMKILVPAYVTSELKTAFQIGFVVFIPFLIIDMVVASVLMSMGMMMVSPAVFSLPFKIMLFVLADGWNLLIGSLVQSFYT, encoded by the coding sequence ATGTCCGCTAAGAAACTGATCGCATTCGCATTGCTGTTTGCGATGAGCACCTCGGCATTCGCGGCAGAATCGGGACTGCTCGCACTGAACAGCACGCCCACGCCCGGCGGCGGGCAGACCTACACGCTCAGCCTGCAGACGCTGATCCTGATCTCCTCGCTCACTTTCCTGCCCGCCATCCTGCTGATGATGACGGGCTTCACGCGCATCATCATCGTGCTGGGACTGTTGCGCTCCGCCATCGGCACGCCGTCATCGCCGCCGAACCAGGTATTGGTCGGACTGGCACTGTTCCTCACCTTCTTCGTCATGGCACCGGTATTCGACAAGATATATTCCGACGCCTACCTGCCCTACAGCGAAAACAAGATCTCGCTGCAGCAAGCCTATGAAAAAGGCAGCGCGCCGCTCAAGGCCTTCATGTTGCGGCAGACACGCGAGACCGACCTGGCCCTGTTCGTGCGCATCTCCAACAGCGAACCGTTGCAGAGCGCTGAAGATGTGCCGATGAAGATACTGGTCCCCGCCTATGTCACCAGCGAACTGAAGACCGCATTCCAGATCGGTTTCGTGGTGTTCATCCCCTTCCTCATCATCGACATGGTGGTGGCCAGTGTACTGATGTCGATGGGTATGATGATGGTGTCGCCCGCCGTCTTCTCGCTGCCGTTCAAGATCATGCTGTTCGTACTGGCCGACGGCTGGAACCTGCTGATCGGTTCGCTCGTGCAGAGCTTCTATACCTGA
- a CDS encoding flagellar assembly protein FliH has translation MSDAAVAPEKLTAWQRWEAPAFEAGGKRAGDVALPTASQIEEIQRQAREEGFQSGYAEGLQSAAQEQQLLAQVITSLGQQVDEQVSRELLGLSLDIARQMLHQALKVNPELLLGVVSEAIGTLPHFSQGAHLVLHPDDAVVVRKHMGEQLTHSGWKIFEDARIERGGARIETANSQIDASLESRWKRVVAALGQDTSWLVQE, from the coding sequence ATGTCTGACGCCGCTGTCGCACCGGAGAAGCTCACCGCCTGGCAACGCTGGGAAGCACCCGCGTTCGAGGCCGGCGGCAAGCGCGCAGGCGACGTGGCACTTCCGACCGCCTCGCAGATCGAAGAGATACAACGCCAGGCACGGGAAGAAGGATTCCAGAGCGGTTATGCCGAAGGCTTGCAAAGTGCGGCGCAGGAACAGCAGCTCCTGGCACAAGTCATCACCTCCCTGGGACAGCAGGTGGATGAACAGGTCTCGCGCGAACTACTCGGCCTGTCTCTGGACATCGCCCGCCAGATGCTGCACCAGGCACTCAAGGTGAATCCGGAGCTTTTGCTCGGCGTGGTGAGCGAAGCCATCGGTACGCTGCCGCACTTCAGCCAGGGCGCGCATCTGGTATTGCATCCGGACGACGCGGTCGTGGTGCGCAAGCACATGGGTGAACAGCTGACCCATTCCGGCTGGAAGATATTCGAGGATGCCCGTATCGAGCGCGGTGGCGCTCGTATCGAGACTGCCAACAGCCAGATCGATGCATCACTGGAGAGCCGCTGGAAACGGGTGGTCGCGGCACTGGGACAAGACACTTCATGGTTGGTACAGGAATGA
- the fliO gene encoding flagellar biosynthetic protein FliO — MHIRPLAAFSAASFSPFALAAETARPAFVPPPVAAVSSGSVLQVILSLLLVLAAVVLVGWILKRINLPQQGAGNALKVISGVAVGQRERIVLVEVNDTWLVVGVAPGQVNALHSMPKGSLPSVSASNAAAGDDNKFQVWLKQMMEKRNVR; from the coding sequence ATGCACATTCGCCCCCTTGCTGCTTTTTCCGCAGCATCTTTCTCCCCGTTCGCCCTGGCCGCAGAGACTGCGCGCCCGGCTTTCGTACCTCCCCCGGTAGCGGCGGTATCGTCCGGCAGCGTGCTGCAAGTCATCCTGAGCCTGCTGCTGGTGCTGGCTGCAGTCGTGCTGGTGGGCTGGATATTGAAACGCATCAACCTGCCGCAACAAGGCGCAGGCAACGCGCTCAAGGTCATCAGCGGCGTCGCCGTCGGACAGCGCGAGCGCATCGTGCTGGTGGAAGTGAACGACACCTGGCTGGTGGTCGGCGTCGCTCCCGGACAGGTGAACGCGCTGCACTCCATGCCGAAAGGCTCGTTGCCGTCCGTATCGGCATCGAATGCTGCAGCGGGCGACGATAACAAGTTCCAGGTCTGGCTGAAGCAGATGATGGAGAAGCGCAATGTCCGCTAA